One Deinococcus planocerae genomic window, CACCCCCGAGAGGATGACCACGAAGGGCAGGAAGAGCCACAGCACGCGCCCGCGCCCCCTACAGCTCGAAGTCGTCGCCGAGGTAGTGGCGCCGGGCGTCCTCGTCCGCCGCGAACTGCGCCGGGGTGCCCTCGAACTTCACCTCGCCGTCGAACATCAGGTACACCCGGTCGGTCAGGGCGATGGTCTCGCGCACGTTGTGGTCGGTGATGAAGACCCCGATCCCCCGGCGGTCGCGCAGCTCGCGGATCAACCGCTGAATCTCGCGGATGCTCTTGGGGTCCACGCCCGTGAAGGGCTCGTCGAGCAGCAGGTAGTCGGGATCGGTCGTCAGCGCCCGCGCGAGTTCGAGGCGCCGCCGCTCGCCGCCCGAGAGCTGGTAGGCGTAGGAGTTCGCCAGATGCGTGAGCCCGAATTCGGCCAGCAGCGAATCTGCCCGCCCCTCCTGCTCGGCGCGGGAGAGGCGCTGGTATTCGAGGATGGCGAGCAGGTTGTCGCGCGCGGTGAGCTTGCGAAAGGCGCTGGGCTCCTGCGGGAGGTAGCCCAGCCCCAGCCGCGCCCGCTCGTGCATGGGCAGGCGGGTCACGTCGCGGTCGCCGAGCCGGATGCTCCCGCCGCCGGGCCGGATGAAGCCCACGAGCATGTAGAAGGTGGTGGTCTTCCCCGCCCCGTTCGGGCCGAAGAGCGCCACGATCTCACCGGGCCGCACCGTGAAGTCCACCCCGCGCACGACGGCCCGCCGACCATACGTCTTGATCAGGCCCTGGGCGGTGAGTTCAGGCCTCATGGTCAGGGGTGTGACGGTGGGCAAGACGGCGGGGGCAGTCACCTTCCGAGGGTAGCATGGGCCCCCGGCGGCTCCCGTGACGGGTGCGACGAAGGGGGCGGGCGGGGCGCCTCCCCCCATTCGGGGGCCTACACTGGGGCCATGCTGTTGACGATCATCGTGCTCGATTCCGTGGGGGTCGGCGAGCTGCCCGACGCGGGGCGGTTCGGGGACGCGGGCGCGCACACCCTCAACCACACCCTCGCGGCGGCCCCGGTGCCCTTGCCCCACCTCGCGCGGCTGGGGCTGGGCCGGGTGCCCACCGTGCAGACGAGCCCGGAGACCATTCCGGAGGGCGAGGTCCGGGGCGCCTTCGGGCGGATGCGCGAGGTGAGCCCCGGCAAGGACACGAGCACCGGGCACTGGGAGTTCATGGGCGTGCAGCTCCAGCACCCCTTCCAGGTCTTCCCCGACGGCTTTCCCCCCGCCGTGACGGACGCCTTCGACGCGGCGACCGGGCGTGGACACCTGTGCAACCGGCCCTACAGCGGCACCGACGTGATCCGCGACTTCGGGGAGGAGCACCTGCGGACGGGCTGGCCCATCGTGTACACGAGCGCCGACAGCGTGTTCCAGATCGCCGCGCACGAGGACGTGGTGCCGCTGGAGACGCTGTACGCGTGGTGTCAGGCGGCGCGCGACCTCCTTCAGGGCGAGTTTGCGGTCGCGCGGGTGATCGCCCGGCCCTTCCGGGGAGAGTTCCCCTTCGAGCGGGTGAACGAACACCGCAGGGACTTCTCGCTGGAGCCGCCGCGCACCGTGCTCGACGCCTTGAAGGAGGCGGGGCGGTCAGTGATCGGCATCGGCAAGATTCCCGACATCTACGCGCACCGGGGCTTCACGGAGGAGATCCACACCGACAACAACGCGGACGGAATCGCCAAAACACTCGACCGGATGCGGCGGGCGGCGCAGGAGGGCACGGACGGCCTGATCTTCACCAACCTCGTAGATTTCGACGCGAAGTTCGGGCACCGCCGCGACCCGCAGGGCTACAGCGCCTGTCTCGCCCAGTTCGACGCGGCCCTCCCCGACCTGCTCGCGGCGGTGCCGGAAGACGGGGCGCTGCTCATCATCAGCGACCACGGCAACGACCCGACGTGGCACGGGACGGACCACACGCGCGAGTACGGGCTGCTGCTGGCCTCCCGCCCGGGAATGACGGGCGCGGTGAACCTCGGCGAGCGGGCCACCTTCGCGGACGTGGGCGCGACCGCCGCCGGGGTGCTGGGCGCCGCGTGGGAGGGGCCGGGTGAGAGCTTCTGGAAGGCGCTGAGCTGACTCCACAGGGTGCCCCCGAGACGCTCTCCCCCGCCGAGACCGACGGCTCCACCTTCCGCGCGGGGCCCGAGGCGTTCACGCTCACCCTCTCGCTGGGGGGGCGATACGCGGGCGAGCAGAGTTGGGCCCTCCAGCCCGAGCGCAGCGCCCTGGTGGCGCGGGTGCAGACCGACTTCGCGGGGGTGTTGCCGGAGTTGCGCCGGGTGCAGACGAGCCGCCTCCACCCCAGACACCTCACCAGCCTGAGCTACGCGGAGGGCGACGGGCGGGGGCGGGCCACCTTCGAGACGACCTTCGACCGCAAGACGGGCCTGATCACCCTGCGTCAGGGCAAGGAAGAGGTGACCCTGCCCCTCACGACCGAGTACCACGATCCCGTCTCGCTGCTGCTGTGGCTGCGCGGCCTGGGCGAACAGGACCGGGCGACCACCCGGCTGACGGGGGGGCAGGTGCTCGTGCAGCGCCTCCCGGACACCGACGTGAACGAGGTCCCCGCCCGCGCCTACTTCCTGCGCCCCGGCGGCGCCTACGTGTACGTCGAGCGGGAAGCCCCCCACCGCCTGCTGCGCCTGATTCAGCCCACCGACTTCGGCCCGGTCGAGGCGCTGCTACAACCCGCCCGCAAGGGGCCACCGGAGCGGCGGCGGCGCCGGGCGTCTTGAGCCGTCAGCGATCAGCAGACCTGCCCTCGCTTCCGCCCTTCTTTCCCCTGATGGCTGATCGCTGAAAGCTGACAGCTTCCCCGGAGACCCCATGCAAGTCCTGCAAGGTGACGCCGCCCGCGCGGCCCTGACCCGAAGTTTTTCCGACCTGCCCGTGCCCGAGAGCGTCCTCGACCGCAACGAGCAGCTCTACGGCGAACGCCTCTCCCCCACCCAGGTCGCCCAGCGCATCCTCGCCGACGTCCGAGAACGCGGTGACGACGCCCTGCGCGACTGGACCGAGAAGGTGGACGGCTTCCGCCCGGAGACGCTGGAAGTCTCCCAGGAGGAGATTGAGGCCGCAACGGTCGAGCCCGACCTGCACGACGCCATCCGGCTCGCGGTGGAGCGTGTTCGGGCCTTTTACGAAGGTCAGCCCGCGCACGGCTTCCTCGAACACGGGCCGGACGGAGCGCTCGGCCAGCTCGTGCGCCCGCTGGGGCGGGTGGGGGTGTACGTGCCGGGCGGCCTCGCGCCCCTGGTCAGCAGCCTGATCCACACGGCGGTCCCGGCGCGGGTGGCGGGCGTCCCCGAGATCGTTGTCACCACGCCGCCCGCGCGGGACGGCACCGTCCACCCCGCCATCCTGGTCGCGGCGCGGGAGGTCGGGGTGAGCCGCGTCTTCCGGGTCGGCGGGGCGCAGGGCATCGCCGCACTGGCCTACGGCACCGCCAGCGTCCCCGCCGTGGACAAGATCGCGGGGCCCGGCAACCTGTTCGTGGTGATCGCCAAGCGGCTGGTGTACGGGCAGACGGGCATCGAGAGCCTGCCCGGCCCCACCGAGACCCTCGTCGTGGCCGACGACAGCGCCGACCCGCGTTACGTGGCCGCCGACCTCCTCGCGCAGGCCGAGCACCTCGGGGCCGAGCCCGTCCTCGTCGCCACCAGCCGCGACCTCCTCGTGGAGGTGCAAAACCAATTGAACGGCCAGCTCGAAGCCCTGCCCGAACCCAACCGGAGCTGGGCGCGCGACAGTGTTCAGAGCCGCATGAAGATCGTCCTCGCCGCCGACCTGGACGAGGCGCTGGAGCTCGCCAACCTGTACGCCCCGGAGCACCTGTGCCTGCTCACCCGCGATCCGTGGAGCCTGCTCGGGCGGGTGCGGCGGGCGGGAGGCGTCTTCCTCGGCGAGGCGAGCATGGAGGCACTGGGCGATTACGTGGCCGGGCCCAGCCACGTCATGCCGACCGGCGGCACCGCCCGCTTCATGAGCC contains:
- the lptB gene encoding LPS export ABC transporter ATP-binding protein; protein product: MRPELTAQGLIKTYGRRAVVRGVDFTVRPGEIVALFGPNGAGKTTTFYMLVGFIRPGGGSIRLGDRDVTRLPMHERARLGLGYLPQEPSAFRKLTARDNLLAILEYQRLSRAEQEGRADSLLAEFGLTHLANSYAYQLSGGERRRLELARALTTDPDYLLLDEPFTGVDPKSIREIQRLIRELRDRRGIGVFITDHNVRETIALTDRVYLMFDGEVKFEGTPAQFAADEDARRHYLGDDFEL
- a CDS encoding phosphopentomutase, which encodes MLLTIIVLDSVGVGELPDAGRFGDAGAHTLNHTLAAAPVPLPHLARLGLGRVPTVQTSPETIPEGEVRGAFGRMREVSPGKDTSTGHWEFMGVQLQHPFQVFPDGFPPAVTDAFDAATGRGHLCNRPYSGTDVIRDFGEEHLRTGWPIVYTSADSVFQIAAHEDVVPLETLYAWCQAARDLLQGEFAVARVIARPFRGEFPFERVNEHRRDFSLEPPRTVLDALKEAGRSVIGIGKIPDIYAHRGFTEEIHTDNNADGIAKTLDRMRRAAQEGTDGLIFTNLVDFDAKFGHRRDPQGYSACLAQFDAALPDLLAAVPEDGALLIISDHGNDPTWHGTDHTREYGLLLASRPGMTGAVNLGERATFADVGATAAGVLGAAWEGPGESFWKALS
- the hisD gene encoding histidinol dehydrogenase; the encoded protein is MQVLQGDAARAALTRSFSDLPVPESVLDRNEQLYGERLSPTQVAQRILADVRERGDDALRDWTEKVDGFRPETLEVSQEEIEAATVEPDLHDAIRLAVERVRAFYEGQPAHGFLEHGPDGALGQLVRPLGRVGVYVPGGLAPLVSSLIHTAVPARVAGVPEIVVTTPPARDGTVHPAILVAAREVGVSRVFRVGGAQGIAALAYGTASVPAVDKIAGPGNLFVVIAKRLVYGQTGIESLPGPTETLVVADDSADPRYVAADLLAQAEHLGAEPVLVATSRDLLVEVQNQLNGQLEALPEPNRSWARDSVQSRMKIVLAADLDEALELANLYAPEHLCLLTRDPWSLLGRVRRAGGVFLGEASMEALGDYVAGPSHVMPTGGTARFMSPVNVRDFQTIISVVGVNEGALRRIGPAATVLARAEGLEAHARAIESRLTPEVPDAHPEATLAVLEEEVESGRGIRETDRMGPL